One Miscanthus floridulus cultivar M001 chromosome 11, ASM1932011v1, whole genome shotgun sequence DNA window includes the following coding sequences:
- the LOC136494695 gene encoding auxin response factor 13-like → MAPQPPLPPASGDGDGDSIVDRDVWLACAVPLSRLPTVGAEVYYFPHGHAEQCPAHLPAPLPAPHLFPCTVTHVTLGADDKTNEVFAKISLSPGPHRGGPSRPDPTSTSTSTTASDNSPPQETIMLSYFTKELTLSDANNGGGFSVPRYCADHIFPTLDFDADPPVQNLVMSDTRGNPWQFRHIYRGTPRRHLLTTGWSRFVNAKLLVAGDIVVFMRRANGDLIVGLRRTPRYPLVFPGAADPDHQPQAPPRNARARVPPKDVMEAARLAAEGMPFTVTYFPRQAAGEFVVPRSEVEKALATRWEPGTQVRMQVMEAEDTRRTVWADGHVKALHQNIWRALEIDWDDSSPLSLKLSRFVNAWQVQLVAYPPLPNRVRICDPIAPLCPGDVSYPLIGSESQAMAMILGPPIPAGMQGARHTGPCAAPSESSAMLTTQLLFPLTNRDFQMPPRTSPSASSEILEAASPPNNSVSMRPELPVQVKSIQLFGATITPHVVQSATDGGSEEVIGAPYGDAMADDNVEKDV, encoded by the exons ATGGCGCCGCAGCCACCGCTTCCTCCCGccagcggcgacggcgacggcgacagcaTCGTCGATCGCGACGTCTGGCTCGCCTGCGCCGTCCCGCTCTCCCGCCTCCCCACCGTCGGCGCCGAGGTCTACTACTTCCCGCACGGCCACGCCGAGCAGTGCCCCGCGCACCTCCCGGCGCCGCTCCCCGCGCCGCACCTCTTCCCCTGCACCGTCACCCACGTCACCCTAGGCGCGGACGACAAGACCAACGAGGTGTTCGCCAAAATCTCCCTCAGCCCAGGCCCCCACCGCGGCGGGCCTTCTCGTCCCGAccccaccagcaccagcaccagcaccaccgcCAGCGACAACAGCCCGCCGCAGGAGACAATCATGCTCAGCTACTTCACCAAGGAGCTCACACTGAGCGACGCCAACAACGGCGGCGGCTTCTCCGTCCCGCGCTACTGCGCCGACCACATCTTCCCCACGCTCGACTTCGACGCCGACCCGCCCGTGCAGAACCTCGTCATGAGCGACACCAGGGGCAACCCCTGGCAGTTCCGCCACATCTACCGCGGCACGCCGCGCCGACACCTGCTCACCACCGGATGGAGCAGGTTCGTCAACGCCAAGCTGCTCGTCGCGGGGGACATTGTCGTCTTCATGCGCCGCGCCAATGGCGACCTCATCGTCGGCCTGCGCCGCACTCCAAGGTACCCGCTCGTCTTCCCAGGGGCCGCCGACCCGGACCATCAGCCCCAGGCCCCGCCCCGCAACGCGCGCGCGCGGGTGCCGCCCAAGGACGTCATGGAGgccgcgcgcctcgccgccgAGGGCATGCCCTTCACCGTCACCTACTTCCCGAGGCAGGCCGCCGGGGAGTTCGTCGTCCCGCGCAGCGAGGTGGAGAAAGCGCTCGCCACCCGCTGGGAGCCAGGCACGCAGGTGCGCATGCAGGTCATGGAGGCCGAGGACACGCGCCGCACCGTGTGGGCCGACGGCCACGTCAAGGCGCTCCACCAAAACATCTGGCGAGCGCTCGAG ATCGACTGGGATGACTCCTCTCCATTATCACTAAAATTGAGCAGATTTGTGAATGCTTGGCAAGTCCAGCTTGTTGCATACCCTCCTCTCCCAAATAGAGTGAGGATTTGCGACCCAATTGCACCTCTTTGCCCTGGAGATGTCTCTTATCCACTGATCGGATCGGAAAGCCAGGCAATGGCTATGATATTGGGGCCACCAATTCCTGCTGGCATGCAGGGAGCCAGGCACACCGGCCCTTGTGCTGCACCCTCTGAATCCTCTGCAATGCTCACGACTCAGTTGCTATTCCCCCTAACCAACAGGGACTTCCAGATGCCACCGCGTACAAGCCCCAGTGCTTCCTCTGAGATTCTAGAAGCTGCTTCTCCTCCCAACAACTCAGTAAGCATGCGTCCAGAGCTTCCAGTCCAAGTGAAGAGCATACAGCTCTTCGGCGCCACGATCACGCCCCATGTTGTGCAGAGTGCTACCGATGGTGGTTCTGAAGAAGTGATTGGAGCTCCTTATGGCGATGCTATGGCTGATGACAATGTTGAAAAAGATGTCTAA